The stretch of DNA ATGCTATGCCGGTATGCGCGAAAAATATTAAACTTATACGGCAACCTACAAGAATGTGGGAGTTAACATGTCTTGGCATCACATTGACAGTTAAAATAATGAGCGATACCTCATGAGGCCGTTGCGAGCGGTAAAGCTGATCGGGCTGAGAGCACGGTTCGGCAAATCATGGCACTGCTGATTGAAAGACTGGAAAGGTTGCTGGCATGACGGGCCGGGAGCGTGAAAAGCCGCTAGCCCCGGCATCGGTTAAAACACATCAAAGCAGGGCCGCGCGCGTCCTTCTGGGCGCAAGCCTTGTGCTGATTGCGGCCAATCTTCGCCCGGTCTTCTCAAGCGTTTCGGTGTTGTTGCCGGAAATTACCGCAGCCACCGGTATGTCTGGCACTGCTGCCGGAATTCTGACGACGCTTCCGGTCGTTTGCCTTGGAGCCTTTGCACCTTTTGCGCCGCGCCTTGCGCAGCGGTTTGGTGCCGAGCGGGTGCTCTTATGCGTGCTTGCGGTCTTAACGCTAGGCACGGCGATCCGCGGCTTTGCCAATCCCGCTTCGCTTTACATCGGTGCGACACTGGCAGGGGCGGCGATTGCGATGGGCAATGTGCTTCTGCCGGGTGTCGTAAAGCGCGATTTCCCGCAAATTGCCGCCATCATGACCGGGCTTTATACGATGGCGCTGTGCGCCGGTGCTGCCATGGCGGCCGGATTTACCATCCCTCTCGAACATATGCTGGGCGGATCGTGGAGTCTGGCGCTGGCTTTCTGGGCCATTCCTGCCGCGTTGATGTTTGCGCTGTGGCTACCGCAGGCGCTTCGCACAAAGCACAATGCAACCCATGCGCGGGCGAATGTTATCGGTCTGTGGAAAGACAGGCTCGCATGGCAGGTAACGCTGTTCATGGGGCTGCAA from Brucella sp. BE17 encodes:
- a CDS encoding CynX/NimT family MFS transporter: MTGREREKPLAPASVKTHQSRAARVLLGASLVLIAANLRPVFSSVSVLLPEITAATGMSGTAAGILTTLPVVCLGAFAPFAPRLAQRFGAERVLLCVLAVLTLGTAIRGFANPASLYIGATLAGAAIAMGNVLLPGVVKRDFPQIAAIMTGLYTMALCAGAAMAAGFTIPLEHMLGGSWSLALAFWAIPAALMFALWLPQALRTKHNATHARANVIGLWKDRLAWQVTLFMGLQSSMAYVVFGWLASILREQGLSPAAAGGLVSFSIMVQVVTCLGVPSIAVRQKSQSLLNVVLCACAALPLIGFLYLPQWSFWPLAAIQGIGQGGLIAAAMMVIVLRAPDSHTASHLSAMAQCVGYILAAIGPLVVGVIYNATGSFAACGLFFAALGLGAAINGWLAGRSGHVGIADD